In Silene latifolia isolate original U9 population chromosome 3, ASM4854445v1, whole genome shotgun sequence, a single window of DNA contains:
- the LOC141647445 gene encoding calmodulin-binding protein 60 B-like — MVFKRQFGEEGNDESPPSKFHKVVKYVMKETYLQEIADKIAIRLEHTFRKVLKEELEQHIAACNQSSPSRSLVYQPESLPSRGFKLQFVKKLPSTLFTNTRIGDEEHAPLQVHLIDANSNNGIYHGKLSSIKLEIVVLNGDFLANGRENWTESEFNDNIVRQREGKRPLLIGELSVVLVNGVGSLGHVCFTDNSSWIRSRKFKLGVRAMASGSVGTGIKEAVSEAFVVLDHRGESYQKHNTPSLEDPVWRLKKIAKLGASHNKLVSHGITTVKDFLTHYNMNPSSLRRVLGKGVPTKAWDTMVKHANECHLDDMYYRFSDESNCVDLIFNCVYKVIAVKFSGQDYQPADSLDTHHKALVEELKQSALMRQNELVPFHGTSAISPLELPTTGHNSLISSSRLDLHHDDFSTIDQDKQVNQMDFNLLDTASYPYTAEGCSYLPEDDSTSRTDPPVPVNEFSPSTFMTGNSYSAPSDGVSNWYLNSPGTTYAQNINPFGQLLHPQTATWGQDNDLFSLLPPVTPYGIPYQIPEYGVNVSGNGSPRARWCKLRAAVMWKIVRRNAAARRKGKFPRN, encoded by the exons ATGGTATTCAAAAGGCAGTTTGGTGAGGAAGGAAATGATGAATCACCCCCATCTAAATTTCACAA AGTTGTCAAGTATGTAATGAAAGAGACATATTTGCAAGAAATTGCAGATAAAATAGCCATACGACTTGAGCATACCTTTCGCAAAGTG TTGAAAGAGGAACTAGAACAACATATTGCTGCTTGTAATCAATCATCTCCAAG TCGGTCTCTTGTTTACCAACCGGAGTCCTTGCCCTCGAGAGGATTCAAACTACAGTTCGTCAAAAAGTTGCCTTCGACACTCTTCACAAATACGAGGATAGGGGATGAAGAGCATGCACCTCTTCAAGTGCATCTAATTGATGCAAACTCAAACAATGGGATCTACCACGGTAAATTGTCCTCAATTAAGTTGGAGATTGTTGTTCTGAATGGCGATTTTCTGGCAAATGGTCGAGAAAATTGGACTGAAAGCGAGTTTAATGATAACATTGTGCGTCAAAGAGAAGGTAAACGGCCATTGTTGATAGGAGAACTTTCTGTAGTCCTTGTCAATGGTGTTGGTTCCCTCGGACATGTTTGCTTCACCGACAATTCAAGCTGGATAAGGAGTCGGAAGTTCAAGTTAGGGGTTCGAGCAATGGCTAGTGGTTCTGTTGGGACTGGCATCAAGGAAGCTGTGAGTGAGGCCTTTGTGGTGCTGGATCATCGCGGGGAAT CCTACCAGAAGCACAATACACCATCCTTGGAGGACCCGGTTTGGCGTTTGAAGAAAATAGCAAAACTAGGAGCATCGCATAACAAACTCGTGTCGCACGGGATCACAACCGTCAAGGACTTCCTGACACATTACAACATGAACCCCTCATCTCTACGGCGG GTGCTTGGAAAAGGTGTGCCAACTAAAGCATGGGATACAATGGTGAAGCATGCTAATGAATGTCATCTCGACGACATGTATTATCGTTTCTCTGATGAATCTAACTGTGTCGACCTCATCTTCAACTGTGTCTACAAAGTAATAGCAGTCAAGTTTAGCGGCCAAGATTACCAGCCAGCAGATTCCCTCGACACTCACCATAAG GCTCTAGTGGAGGAGTTGAAGCAATCTGCACTTATGAGACAGAATGAGCTGGTGCCATTTCACGGCACATCAGCTATATCTCCGTTGGAGCTACCAACTACTGGACACAACAGCCTAATCTCTAGTTCACGGCTGGATTTGCACCATGATGATTTCTCAACGATCGATCAAG ATAAACAAGTGAACCAGATGGATTTTAATCTGTTAGATACGGCATCATACCCCTATACAGCTGAAGGATGCAGCTATCTTCCAGAAGATGATTCCACATCTCGGACTGACCCACCCGTACCTGTCAACGAGTTTTCTCCATCGACCTTCATGACAGGGAACTCATATTCTGCCCCCTCTGATGGCGTCAGTAACTGGTACCTGAACAGTCCAGGTACAACATACGCACAGAACATCAATCCATTCGGGCAACTATTACACCCTCAAACCGCAACATGGGGACAAGATAATGACCTTTTTAGCCTTTTGCCCCCTGTGACTCCATATGGGATTCCATATCAGATCCCGGAATATGGGGTGAACGTCTCGGGTAATGGATCACCCAGGGCTCGCTGGTGTAAGCTTCGTGCTGCTGTCATGTGGAAGATAGTTAGGCGTAATGCTGCGGCTAGAAGAAAGGGAAAGTTTCCTCGCAACTAG
- the LOC141647444 gene encoding transmembrane 9 superfamily member 11-like — protein MGSLGNLGIWVVLICMVFHSGNGFYLPGSYPHKYKVGDPLSVKVNSLTSIDTEIPYSYYSLPFCKPDEGVKDSAENLGELLMGDRIENSPYRFKMYKNETEILVCKTNPLTPDEFKVMATRIDEMYQVNVILDNLPAIRYTKKDDLLLRWNGYPVGVKIQDAYYVFNHLKFTVLVHKYDQSPITMGSADGLDMFPGGNDAGSAEPGYMVVGFEVVPCSVQHDMNAIKDSKTYSTYPGKINCDPSSVSMAIKENQPVAFSYEVSFVESDIRWPSRWDAYLKMEGSKVHWFSILNSLMVITFLAGIVFVIFLRTVRRDLTRYEELDKEAQAQMVEELSGWKLVVGDVFRAPSHPMLLCVMVGDGVQLLGMGVVTIMFAALGFMSPASRGALLTGMVFFYLVLGIAAGYVAVRLWRTLGCEDNRGWASVSWKAACFFPGIAFFILTVLNFLLWGSHSTGAIPFSLYVILILLWFCISVPLTLIGGYFGAKAPQIEYPVRTNQIPREIPSPKYPSWLLVLGAGTLPFGTLFIELFFILSSLWMGRFYYVFGFLFIVLILLVVVCAEVSLVLTYMHLCVEDWKWWWKSFFASGSVAIYIFLYSINYLVFDLKSLSGPVSATLYLGYSLFTVFAIMLVTGTVGFLSSFWFVHYLFSSVKID, from the coding sequence ATGGGATCTTTAGGTAATTTGGGGATCTGGGTAGTTTTGATTTGCATGGTGTTTCATTCTGGAAATGGGTTTTATCTTCCTGGTAGTTATCCTCATAAATACAAAGTTGGCGATCCGTTGTCGGTTAAGGTTAATTCTTTGACCTCAATTGATACTGAAATCCCTTACAGTTACTATAGTTTGCCCTTTTGTAAGCCTGATGAGGGTGTGAAGGATAGTGCTGAGAATTTGGGTGAGCTTCTTATGGGTGATCGGATTGAGAATTCCCCGTATAGGTTTAAAATGTACAAGAACGAGACGGAGATTTTGGTATGTAAGACCAACCCTCTTACTCCGGACGAGTTTAAGGTCATGGCGACAAGGATTGATGAGATGTATCAGGTTAATGTGATCCTTGATAATCTCCCTGCCATTAGATATACTAAGAAGGATGATCTCCTCTTGAGGTGGAATGGTTATCCTGTTGGAGTTAAAATCCAGGATGCGTATTATGTGTTTAATCATCTGAAGTTTactgtccttgttcataagtatGATCAGAGCCCTATAACGATGGGAAGTGCTGATGGTCTTGACATGTTTCCCGGAGGAAATGATGCTGGATCTGCGGAACCTGGGTatatggttgttggttttgaggTGGTCCCTTGCAGTGTTCAGCATGATATGAATGCCATTAAGGATTCAAAGACGTATAGCACGTACCCAGGAAAGATCAATTGTGATCCCTCTAGTGTGTCTATGGCTATCAAGGAAAACCAGCCTGTTGCTTTCAGTTACGAGGTCTCCTTTGTGGAAAGTGATATTAGATGGCCTTCTAGATGGGATGCTTACTTGAAAATGGAGGGTTCCAAGGTGCATTGGTTCTCGATTCTCAACTCCCTTATGGTTATCACCTTCCTCGCTGGAATAGTTTTTGTGATCTTTTTGAGAACTGTTCGCAGAGATTTGACTCGTTATGAGGAATTGGACAAGGAGGCTCAGGCTCAGATGGTCGAGGAGCTGTCGGGTTGGAAACTTGTTGTTGGTGATGTATTCCGGGCTCCTAGCCATCCCATGTTGCTCTGTGTGATGGTTGGAGATGGTGTTCAGCTTCTTGGGATGGGTGTCGTGACAATTATGTTTGCTGCTCTAGGATTCATGTCACCTGCATCTCGAGGAGCTCTCCTCACAGGCATGGTTTTCTTTTACTTGGTTTTAGGTATTGCTGCCGGTTATGTTGCTGTTCGATTGTGGAGGACACTTGGTTGTGAAGACAACAGAGGGTGGGCTTCAGTTTCTTGGAAGGCCGCTTGTTTCTTCCCTGGCATTGCCTTTTTCATATTGACTGTCTTGAATTTCTTGCTATGGGGAAGTCACAGCACTGGAGCTATCCCATTCTCCCTCTATGTCATTCTTATCTTGCTCTGGTTCTGCATCTCTGTTCCCCTTACCTTGATTGGTGGTTACTTTGGTGCCAAGGCTCCTCAGATCGAATACCCTGTGCGAACTAACCAGATTCCCCGTGAAATCCCATCTCCCAAATATCCCTCTTGGTTGTTAGTCCTTGGTGCCGGGACACTTCCATTTGGCACCCTCTTCATTGAGCTTTTCTTCATCTTGTCGAGCCTATGGATGGGTCGGTTTTACTATGTTTTTGGTTTCCTTTTTATTGTCCTGATCCTACTTGTGGTTGTCTGCGCTGAAGTCTCCCTTGTCCTGACATACATGCATCTTTGCGTTGAGGACTGGAAATGGTGGTGGAAATCATTCTTTGCCTCGGGTTCCGTGGCCATTTACATTTTCCTTTATTCCATTAACTATCTCGTGTTCGACCTTAAGAGTTTGAGCGGGCCTGTCTCCGCCACTCTCTACTTGGGATACTCTCTATTTACCGTCTTTGCCATCATGTTGGTGACGGGAACAGTTGGATTCCTCTCCTCGTTTTGGTTTGTTCACTACTTGTTCTCCTCTGTGAAGATTGATTGA